A single genomic interval of Perca fluviatilis chromosome 19, GENO_Pfluv_1.0, whole genome shotgun sequence harbors:
- the gdf10a gene encoding growth/differentiation factor 10, with protein MAALSMISSHLFLLMLNCFLGAASVSIMKGGSGSAQDSSFLQPSSFLDDLEQDMVSQHMSKLYEKYNRENRLREGNTVRSFRASQDLSDPRTLYRLNLTTLQDSEVILSATFHFLLDRRPHQKPWFCKRFKRPSCHSSAVHSSPSISLLLRSVSSGSEVRSGSMGSLLGNMTFHPHRRGVWQMKDVTQVIKEAWHKGHLLVSVELDLGQQYQRKPEGALSGGSLPYLLLYAKDQALAEPNSVAASLQRYDPINEGGEPSHSSDRPNSSPELKGRKKREATLLSDPIQNNELPEVDYMPDGYRKDHLWESTWYLALKPKLGRKEKKRKSQEEGVEQGRGAHYKEEPRVLKEEERTSQGLKPDVSTEKKPKDSRMLTTSDGRKHERRIEEKDGKKHKENTNSQSPVLSFDEQTMRKARRRQWGDTQHRGCSRKNLRVDFADIGWSEWVIAPKAFDAYYCAGTCGFPMPKVARPSNHATIQSIVRAVGIIPGVPEPCCVPEKMSPLAVLYQDESRNPVLKVYPNMSVQSCSCR; from the exons ATGGCAGCTCTGAGTATGATTTCCTCGCACCTGTTCCTGTTGATGTTAAACTGTTTCCTGGGTGCTGCATCAGTTAGCATCATGAAAGGGGGCTCTGGGAGCGCACAGGACAGTAGCTTCCTTCAGCCCTCGTCGTTCTTAGATGATCTGGAGCAGGACATGGTCTCCCAGCACATGTCAAAACTGTACGAGAAATACAACAGGGAAAACCGCCTCAGAGAGGGAAACACCGTCAGGAGTTTCAGAGCCAGCCAAG ACTTGTCTGACCCCAGGACGCTGTACCGACTAAACCTCACAACCCTCCAGGACTCAGAGGTCATCCTCTCTGCCACATTCCACTTCCTGCTCGATCGGCGCCCTCATCAAAAACCCTGGTTCTGTAAACGCTTCAAACGCCCATCCTGTCATTCCTCAGCCGTCCACTCTTCTCCGTCCATCAGCTTGCTCCTTCGCTCTGTCTCCTCTGGGTCAGAGGTCAGATCTGGGTCAATGGGGTCACTTCTAGGCAATATGACCTTCCACCCCCACAGGAGAGGGGTGTGGCAGATGAAAGATGTGACCCAGGTCATAAAGGAGGCATGGCACAAAGGTCATCTCCTGGTGTCAGTGGAGTTGGACTTAGGGCAACAGTACCAGAGGAAACCAGAGGGGGCGCTGTCTGGTGGCAGCCTGCCCTACCTGTTACTGTATGCTAAAGACCAAGCCTTGGCAGAGCCCAACAGCGTGGCTGCAAGCCTTCAGAGATATGACCCGATCAACGAGGGAGGAGAGCCCTCACATTCCTCCGACAGACCTAACTCCTCACCAGAGTTGAAAGGGCGCAAGAAAAGGGAAGCAACGCTGCTCTCAGACCCCATTCAGAATAATGAGCTGCCTGAGGTTGACTACATGCCTGATGGGTACAGGAAGGATCACCTTTGGGAGAGCACTTGGTACCTGGCACTCAAACCTAAattaggaaggaaggaaaagaagagaaagagccAGGAGGAAGGAGTGGAGCAAGGTAGAGGAGCGCATTATAAAGAAGAACCTCGGGttctcaaagaagaagaaagaacatCACAAGGGCTCAAACCTGATGTCTCAACAGAGAAAAAACCCAAAGACAGCCGCATGCTGACTACCAGCGACGGACGAAAGCATGAGCGGAGAATTGAGGAAAAGGACGGAAAAAAGCACAAGGAGAACACTAACTCTCAGTCGCCTGTTTTGAGTTTTGATGAACAAACGATGCGTAAGGCCAGAAGGAGGCAGTGGGGCGACACCCAGCATAGAGGCTGCTCCAGGAAGAACCTCAGAGTGGATTTTGCAGACATTGGCTGGAGCGAATGGGTCATAGCACCCAAGGCCTTTGATGCCTACTACTGCGCTGGCACATGTGGATTCCCAATGCCCAAG GTGGCGAGGCCGTCAAACCACGCCACCATCCAGAGCATAGTCCGTGCCGTTGGGATCATCCCCGGTGTTCCTGAGCCCTGCTGTGTCCCAGAAAAGATGAGTCCTCTGGCTGTGCTCTACCAGGATGAATCCAGGAACCCAGTGCTCAAGGTCTACCCCAATATGTCCGTCCAGTCCTGCTCCTGCAGATAG
- the LOC120548482 gene encoding ubiquitin carboxyl-terminal hydrolase 37-like has product MLQDYQREKELEYNCECGATMSGQRSSFLTLPKVLVLHLKRFKFTPSFQLKKVLDPIVLLRELVVSSDQDTTYVMGLIQMWDRRTQLTTSSPTTMQSGQI; this is encoded by the exons ATGCTCCAGGATTACCAGAGG GAGAAAGAGTTGGAGTACAACTGTGAGTGTGGTGCCACCATGTCAGGCCAGCGCTCATCATTTCTGACCCTGCCAAA AGTGCTGGTCTTGCACCTGAAGCGCTTCAAGTTTACTCCGTCCTTCCAGCTTAAAAAGGTCCTTGACCCCATAGTCCTGCTCAGAGAGCTAGTGGTGTCCTCCGACCAG GACACTACATATGTGATGGGGTTGATCCAGATGTGGGACAGAAGGACCCAACTGACCACTAGTTCACCTACAACAATGCAATCAGGtcagatatga